Sequence from the Erythrobacter insulae genome:
AAGCCTGCTTATTATTGCCTTTACCGCTACAAGCATAAGATCGATTAGTGGGGTTATCCGGTGGGACAAGGTCTTTATAGGCATCAAACAGACCCTGAACGCCTTCGGTTGCGACGTCCTCGTTATTCACCGCATCGATTGTACCGCAAGCAGCAATCGAATCCGTAACAAGTGTCGATGATCCATCAACCACAACCGCATTGTCATCGCACGAAAGCGCGGCAAGGCCGCACCGGGCATCAACCGTCGAGTCACCACCGATAGAAGTTCCGGTTCCATCATCACGAAGAGAGATCAGGCATGCATTGAATTGACCGCCAGCAGCGAAGCTCGCCTGAGCCGTTGCCCGAATAGTTGCGGCCGATCCGTTTGTTAGGAAACTGCTAAAAGGCAGGACCTTTGTCGCTGTTGAAGTGACGACGACACTGTTTTGATTTCCGCCGGCATAATCAGCAAGGGTAATCGAAGGCGTGGTATCAAAACCATCGACCTTGGAAAGGTTCGCATCATATTCCTGCTTTGCACGATTGGCATAAGTGCTCTCGGCATCGGGGTTGGACCGAGCGAACGCCCCGGCATACGCGGCCTGATCTACCGCGTGCTGCAGTTCGCGTTTCCACATATACCACTGCGCGGTGTCGACAGCGAAACCAGCACCGCCGATAAGCACGGGCAAACCCGTTGCAACGATCATTAACGCGTTGCCGCTTCGGTTCTTGCGAAGCCGTGCCAGAAAATTGTGGAACTTACCCATGCGAAACCTCATATTTTTAAAGCAAATCGAATTGCACCGAATGCTAATAGCCCAGCTGTGGTATTCGATCTGTTGAACCTTATGGTTAACAACTGGTTATCAGTGTAAATCGCTGTAACGCGTTGGCCGCATCCGCTTTGCATGGACAAGGGAAGGGGGGCGCTTTGCCCGATCACGCTGACTCACCTGATTACGATCAGACTTTTCCGCCAGAATTGGAGCTCGCGCTGGCACACACAGCGGCCCCGCTACGCGCGAGGCTCGCCGCAGTTTTCGCTTTGGATCAACGGCTGGGCCGGATCGTGTCGGCAACGACTGAGCCGATGCTGGGCCAGATGCGTCTTGCATGGTGGCGGGATATGTTGGGAACGGATGCTTCCGACCGGCCAAAAGGTGACGCCGTTCTCGATACGATTGGCGCAAACTGGGCAGATGAAGAAACTCCGCTGATACAGCTAGTTGATGCTTGGGAGCTGTTTGTGGTTGCCGAGAAACTGACAGCAGAGCGATTGGTCACCTTTGCCGAAGGCCGTAGCGCGCCGCTGAACCATATTGCACCAATGGAAACGGGCGATAGCTCGGCCGGATTGGCATGGGCGTTGGCTGATGCCGCTGCCCGTATATCTGACGAGGGCGAACGAGCTGTCCTAATTGAAACCGGTTTGAGGCTGGCGAGAGCCAAGAATTCTAGGCCGCGACACCTAAAAGGGATTGGTGTTCTTGATGCTCTTGCGATCCGTGCCCTAACACGGGGAGGTCGCCCTCTAATGGAAGGTCGCGGCGCATCTTTAACGGCGCTGCGTGCCGCTTTATTTGGTTGAGGAATCCGTGTAGCCGTAAAAAATTGATTTTGCGGAGGTGTATGTGCGCCAAACAATACTCGGACTGTTTGCCGGATTATTGCTTGCCGGAGTGGGCGTGTTTTGGTGGGAAGGGCGTGCGCAGGTTGAAATAAACGCACCTCCCCCGCCGGAATTGGAAGAGGTAACGCCGCAGCTTGACGAGTTACCCCTTACCGATCCCGGCGATATGGAAGGCCCAGCGCCGCCTGAAGCAAGCGAGCTGACGCGCGAAGAAAAACGCTTTTTTCGGTATGATCGTAATCGCGACCGTAGGATCACTCGCAACGAGATGCTCTCAAGCCGTTCTGACGCGTTTCGCAAGCTCGACGTGGATGGCAACAATTTGCTCACGTTCGAGGAATGGGCTGTCACCACTGCCAATCGATTTGATGCAATGGACGCCGATACGAATGCAGAGCTAACCCCGGCCGAATTCGCGGCGAGCAAACCCAAGCGCCCCGTCAAACGTCCGCGCTGCAACTGTTGATCAGGCGGGAACAGCGATCTCGTTCGATTCAGAGAGCCAGGCTTTAAGGTCGTTTTTCGCCCTCGAGGTATAGGCCTCTTTGCGCTGTTTCTTCTTCACCTCATGCAACGGCGGGAACAACCCGAAATTCACGTTCATCGGCTGGAAAGTGGCTGCATCGGCATCGCCGGTAATGTGGCTCAACAAAGCGCCGAGCGCAGTCGATGCGGGAAGGGGGCGCCAATCACGCCCAGCAATTTCAGCCGCCGTCATCATGCCGGCGACCAAACCGATTGCCGAGCTTTCAACATAGCCCTCGCAGCCTGTCACCTGCCCGGCAAAACGAATGTGCGGCGCCGCTTTCAAACGCAATTGACGATCAAGCACCTGCGGCGAGTTAAGGAACGTGTTGCGATGCAGGCCGCCTAGCCGCGCAAATTCCGCATTTTCAAGGCCGGGAATAGTGCGAAACAATTCAACCTGCGCGCCATATTTCATCTTTGTCTGAAACCCGACCATGTTCCACAGCGTGCCCAGCTTGTTGTCTTGGCGCAGTTGCACAACGGCGTAAGGCCAGCGGCCCTGCGGAAAATCCTCATTTGTGTCGAACGGGTTGTCGAGGCCGACGCCTTTCATCGGCCCGTAACGCAGAGTTTCAACACCGCGTTCAGCCATCACTTCGATTGGCATGCATCCATCGAAATAGGGCGTGTCTTTTTCCCATTCCTTGAACTCGGTCTTTTCGCCATCGACCAGCCCCTGATGAAATGCCAGATACTGTTCTTTAGTCATGGGGCAATTGATATAATCGCCGTCCTCGTTCGAGGCCTCTGTCCGCTTGTTCCAGCGCGACTGAATCCAGCATTTCGACATATCGATGCTATCGTGGTGAATGATCGGGGCAATCGCATCAAAGAATGCCAGTCGATCTTCGCCTGTCGCGCCGACAATGCTCTGGGCGAGCGATTGCGCGGTTAGCGGCCCTGTCGCCACAATCGTCATTCCCGCTTCAGGAAGAGTATCGATACGCTCGCGAACAATAGTGATATTGGGATGGCCGGTAAGAGCTTTATCGACCTCTGCGCTGAACACATCGCGGTCTACCGCCATGGCGCTGCCCGCAGGTACGCGGGCGACTTCGCCAGCGCGCATCACGATGGAATCGAGCTCGCGCATTTCATGGTGGAGCAATCCGACGGCATTTTTGGTATCATCGTCTGAGCGGAAGCTGTTTGAACATACCAATTCGGCCAGCCCGTCGGTCTGATGCGCGGGCGTCATCTCTCCGCTTCCGCGCATTTCTGAAAGGCGCACTTTGATGCCGCGCTGCGCCAGTTGCCAAGCTGCCTCCGAACCGGCCAGCCCGCCGCCGATAATGTGTACATCATAAGTCATAAGACGCCGCACTTAAGCGCTGCGACGCTCTTCATCAACTCGCGTTTGGCCCAACATCATACGCATGGCGAAAAAAGGTCAGATAGGCCGGCTCACTTTTAACGCAGAAGAGATGATTGGCCCAAGGTCTTACGACATGGTTTCATCAGCAACGCCCCCTGGCCGATTTGCGCTCTCGAACGGTGGTGATAGAGGTCTGGCATTGTTGGGCGTTTCAGCCGTTAGCATGCGCCGCTCCGGCCTTGAGACATGAACGTTCAGCCTCGCTTGTGGAGATAGAATGCCAAAAACTGCACTGATCGAGCATCGGCCATGGCTCCTAGCGAGCGTGATCGCCGCCTGTGCCTACTACTTTTTGTGGAACAATCCGATTGGCGAACTTTATCTGATCATATTGAAAGGTGCCGGAGTTGGATTGCTGGCCGTTTATGCTTTTCGCCGAACGAGCGGCATAGACGGGGCGATCCTAGTTGTTGCACTGGCACTTTCCGCAGCGGCTGACATGGTCTTGGTGCTGGACATGAGGGCCGGCGGGGCATTGTTCGCGGCGTCACATCTGGCAGCGATACTTTTGTACCTGCGCAATCGCCGGGAAACCACGAGCGCAAGCCAGAAAATGCTGGCTATCGTTCTGCTGATCGGCGCGCCTGCGATCTCTTACCTCGTCAGCCAAGATCCCTTAATCGCAATCTATGCTGTGACATTAGGGGCGATGGCGGCGGCGGCATGGATAAGCCGCTTTCCGCGTTACCGCGTTGGCATTGGCGCGGTTTTATTCGTGGTGAGCGATTGGCTGATTTTCAGCGAACTTGGCCCAATCGACCTTTCACCACTGCCTAGCATTTTGATTTGGCCGCTATATTTCGCTGGCCAATTGATGATTGCGACAGGTGTGGTGCAAACGCTGCGCGGAGAGCGCCCGACCAAATAGCGCGATCACTCTGATGGGGCCGCAATGGTGGTCCGGTGCAATTCGCGTCTGTGCCCTTCATATCCGCCGGTGGCTTTGTGCAAGAGGCTGCGATTGTCCCACATTACGAACATTCCGACTTCCCATTTGTGGCGATACACAAATGCGTCCTGCGATTGCCATTGAGCGAGATCCGCCAACAGCGCGAGCGCTTCGGGCTGATCCATGCCTTCGATACCGATAATATACCCCAGTGTGGAAAAAATCGCCTCCTCGCCCGTCTCTGGATGGGTGGTAACGAGCGGATGCAGGCGGGTTTCGTTTGCACTTTCGTTCGGTCGGATAGCCATGGATCGACCATTCGCCTGATCCTGATCCCCGTACGAGCCATCGGGCGCGTAGGCCAATTTCGCGCTGTGTATGGCGGTCAATGAACGCAAATATTGCTTCCGCTTGTCTGGCAGTGCGGCGAATGCTGCCACTTGATCGGCGAATAGCGTGTCGCCTCCAACCGGAGGTATTTCAATAGACAGCAGGCACGTGCCCGCAGGTGGCAGATCCAGAAAGCTCCAGTCGCTGTGCCAGTTCTCCGCGAAAAGGGGCGATATTTCATCCGCTTCGCGCAAAATTGCAGCAATGTGCTCTTGCCCTTCAATCGGATCAAAGAAGGGGTCGTCTCCGAACCCGCCCATCGCCATGGTCACCCGTTCAAGATCGCCAGCGTCCATCTTTTGATCAGGAATTGCGACGACTTTATGCTCCAGCCAAGCCGCGCGTAATTGCGCGATTAACGCGGGAGACAGATCCTTGGATAGGTCAACGCCGGATATCCGCGCACCGCATGATGCACCTGACGGTTCAATCTTCATTGCCAGCCACTCCTTAGCTTATGCCAAAAGACATAACGCTCTAGGAGCGGCTGGCAATGCGTAGTTATTCAGCCG
This genomic interval carries:
- a CDS encoding TadE/TadG family type IV pilus assembly protein, with product MGKFHNFLARLRKNRSGNALMIVATGLPVLIGGAGFAVDTAQWYMWKRELQHAVDQAAYAGAFARSNPDAESTYANRAKQEYDANLSKVDGFDTTPSITLADYAGGNQNSVVVTSTATKVLPFSSFLTNGSAATIRATAQASFAAGGQFNACLISLRDDGTGTSIGGDSTVDARCGLAALSCDDNAVVVDGSSTLVTDSIAACGTIDAVNNEDVATEGVQGLFDAYKDLVPPDNPTNRSYACSGKGNNKQASLQPGTYSSISVQCTTVLSSGIYVIDGGVLDLTGNYDVTGNGVMFVLKNGAHIKLGGSGSGNKLNLSPMDAADFAGTPYAAQADDYSDMLVFEHRDNNASQTHIFNGNQDSTIEGLIYLPDGDMRINGTADVAAQCLQISAYTIDVRGGAFLETLCPVDEATEVGSSSSKVRLVA
- a CDS encoding EF-hand domain-containing protein, which produces MRQTILGLFAGLLLAGVGVFWWEGRAQVEINAPPPPELEEVTPQLDELPLTDPGDMEGPAPPEASELTREEKRFFRYDRNRDRRITRNEMLSSRSDAFRKLDVDGNNLLTFEEWAVTTANRFDAMDADTNAELTPAEFAASKPKRPVKRPRCNC
- the trmFO gene encoding methylenetetrahydrofolate--tRNA-(uracil(54)-C(5))-methyltransferase (FADH(2)-oxidizing) TrmFO; translated protein: MTYDVHIIGGGLAGSEAAWQLAQRGIKVRLSEMRGSGEMTPAHQTDGLAELVCSNSFRSDDDTKNAVGLLHHEMRELDSIVMRAGEVARVPAGSAMAVDRDVFSAEVDKALTGHPNITIVRERIDTLPEAGMTIVATGPLTAQSLAQSIVGATGEDRLAFFDAIAPIIHHDSIDMSKCWIQSRWNKRTEASNEDGDYINCPMTKEQYLAFHQGLVDGEKTEFKEWEKDTPYFDGCMPIEVMAERGVETLRYGPMKGVGLDNPFDTNEDFPQGRWPYAVVQLRQDNKLGTLWNMVGFQTKMKYGAQVELFRTIPGLENAEFARLGGLHRNTFLNSPQVLDRQLRLKAAPHIRFAGQVTGCEGYVESSAIGLVAGMMTAAEIAGRDWRPLPASTALGALLSHITGDADAATFQPMNVNFGLFPPLHEVKKKQRKEAYTSRAKNDLKAWLSESNEIAVPA
- a CDS encoding lysoplasmalogenase family protein codes for the protein MPKTALIEHRPWLLASVIAACAYYFLWNNPIGELYLIILKGAGVGLLAVYAFRRTSGIDGAILVVALALSAAADMVLVLDMRAGGALFAASHLAAILLYLRNRRETTSASQKMLAIVLLIGAPAISYLVSQDPLIAIYAVTLGAMAAAAWISRFPRYRVGIGAVLFVVSDWLIFSELGPIDLSPLPSILIWPLYFAGQLMIATGVVQTLRGERPTK
- a CDS encoding TauD/TfdA dioxygenase family protein translates to MKIEPSGASCGARISGVDLSKDLSPALIAQLRAAWLEHKVVAIPDQKMDAGDLERVTMAMGGFGDDPFFDPIEGQEHIAAILREADEISPLFAENWHSDWSFLDLPPAGTCLLSIEIPPVGGDTLFADQVAAFAALPDKRKQYLRSLTAIHSAKLAYAPDGSYGDQDQANGRSMAIRPNESANETRLHPLVTTHPETGEEAIFSTLGYIIGIEGMDQPEALALLADLAQWQSQDAFVYRHKWEVGMFVMWDNRSLLHKATGGYEGHRRELHRTTIAAPSE